The following proteins come from a genomic window of Phycisphaeraceae bacterium:
- a CDS encoding DinB family protein: MTTMRFDLDRAMQVLARTPGTLRTLLSGLDDAWLHGNYGEATFSPFDVVGHLITGERIDWMGRIRRILESGVSRPFDVYDRYAQFERSSGRDIEPLLTEFARLRDSNVAALRELKLSPADLSKRGLHPVLGEVTLDQVMATWVAHDLNHLAQIAKAMAWQYREAVGPWHDFLGVLRTPGTTMDADGAARRRAALERQTPATEK, from the coding sequence ATGACCACGATGCGCTTCGATCTCGATCGCGCGATGCAGGTCCTCGCGCGGACACCCGGCACCCTGCGAACACTCCTCTCCGGTCTCGACGATGCGTGGCTCCACGGCAACTACGGCGAGGCGACCTTCTCGCCCTTCGATGTGGTGGGCCATCTCATCACCGGTGAACGCATCGACTGGATGGGTCGCATTCGACGGATTCTGGAGAGCGGCGTCTCGCGACCATTTGATGTCTACGACCGCTATGCGCAGTTTGAACGGTCAAGCGGGCGGGACATTGAGCCGCTGCTTACCGAGTTCGCGCGCCTGCGCGACTCCAATGTCGCAGCATTGCGGGAACTCAAGCTCTCGCCCGCCGACCTCTCGAAGCGCGGCCTTCACCCGGTGCTGGGCGAGGTCACGCTCGACCAGGTCATGGCGACCTGGGTCGCGCACGACCTCAATCACCTGGCCCAGATCGCGAAGGCGATGGCGTGGCAGTATCGCGAGGCGGTCGGACCATGGCACGACTTCCTCGGCGTTCTGCGGACTCCGGGAACCACCATGGATGCCGACGGAGCGGCGCGACGCCGCGCCGCGCTCGAGCGCCAGACGCCAGCGACAGAGAAGTGA